The DNA segment gcggcttctcggaagaagtcggccatcttggcagcTTCCCGGAAGAAGTCTGTCATCTTGGCCCGTCGACGGAACGCAAAGTTGCGATGCCTcaattcttcgtacattttcggagccgaacgcgcggttcgctcgactgactgactgaaaaactttattgtttgAAGTATTTACAGGGAGCGTGTGGAGCAGTCCTTAAGGGGCCGTTCCTTATAGAAACTAGGTGGGCACCTCATTACAGGAACCCATTGGCTGTAGCCGCGGCTCGTGCACGGCCGACCAGGGCCTTCTGGCTCGCCAGGtcggagcagccgagcagggccgcctcccagtcctcccgggtagggttgggtatagggggaaggtgaggggttgattggcatgcccacaccatgtggaaaatgtccgaagatttttcctcacagtgcgggcacttcccTGTGCACGCAGGGTCGAAATGTTTTTGGATTGCCGGGCACAACAGTGTTTTAGTATAGAGGCGGGGGAGTAAACGCTCATCCGCCTTCGTGAGGCCCTTACAGGGCTTAGGAAAGATTGCATGGCCATATTGGTAGTGTTGGGTGATTTCCTTGAAGGTAAATACCGGATTGGGGTCGGAGTCCGCagcgacgggaggcgaaggcGATGCCCGGAGAGTGAGCGCGCGGGCAGCGGCGTCGGCCGCTTCGTTGCCCTCGAGACCCTCGTGCGCGGGAGTCCATACTATCGTGCGGGGCGCGGGGACCCCGAGATAATTGCTGCCTTGAAGTAAGCGGTACGCCAAATAGGGAATAAAGCCCCTTTCAATGTTCCTGCAGGCCTCTCGTGAGTCGCTAATAATGACCCGCGAGTCCTGATCTGCGGCGGCGAGCGCGATGGCCACCTCTTCCGCATGTGTTATGTCTTGTGCTTTGAACGTAAGGCCGTTCACCGCGGTGttttggtggacgactgcggccgtaaACCAACCCCCATGGTgtgggccggaggcgtccacgtagaatACTCCGTGCTTGTTTCCATAGTGACGTGCCAACGCTTCCGCGCGCGCGAGGCGCCGGCCACTATGGTCGTCTCGTGTCATGTTGGCCGGAAGAGGGCGCACGTGCAGGGCGTATCTCCAGATTTCCGGGATGCGCACGCGCTCCTCCGTCAGTGTTGGATGgtggatgtgtagtcgggcaagaAGGCGGCGACCCGACGGCGTCTTTGAGAGTCTTGTGTAGTGGTTTGTCAAGTGTGCTTCTCGGAGTTCCGCGAAGGTGTTGACCATTCCCAGGCCGAGGAGGCGCTGGTTGGATGTGTTGATCGGGAGGTCGAGAATACGCTTGTAAATTTTACGGAGAATCACCTCGAGGGCGTTCTCGTCACACCTgcgaaggtggaggtaaggagtcgagTACAACACTCGACTGGTtacgaatgcatgcgccagccgcaaagcgtctttgcaCCGTAACCCCCCGCGTTTATTGGAAACCCGGCgaaccatgcggcccacctggtcccccaccttgcGCAGTTTGGCCAGTGTTGTGTCGACTCGGCGGTGTTTATGAATAAAGAGACCCAGTACTCTGATCTGATCGTATTCTGTGATGGGTCCATTTGGTAGGGACAGTTTGATTTTGGTAGTGCACTTCGGCGAGGGGCGAATGTGCACAAATTGCGATTTGGCCGGGGAGCATTGAAGGCCGCAGCGGCGGGCGTAGGCATCCACGATCTCCGCCGCTTGCTGCAGGTTGGCTTCAATGTCTCCTACCGATCCATGTttagcccagatggtgatgtcgtcggcatacagcgcgTGCTGTATGCCTTCTACATTCTCCAGCTGAGCCGGAAGTTTCAGCATTGCCAAATTGAATAGTAGGGGTGAGAGGACCGCGCCCTGCGGGGTACCTCTGGTGCCTAATTGGTAGGGGCCGTGTTCTTCATCTCGTATCCGGATGTACGATTGCCGGTCGGAGAGAAATTGTTTAACGTACTGAAACGTGTTGTGTCCACAGTTGGTTTGGGAGAGGTGTGTCAGAATTATGTCGTGTGtgacattgtcgaaagccccCTTCAAATCGAGGGCGAGTACTGCCTTGTCATTGAGGGGGTATTCGACGGGATTTAGAATTTCGCGGTCTAGTTGAAGCAGAACATCTTGCGCGGACCGGTGCGGGCGGaacccgaacatggtgtctgcgaaaACGTTTTGGTTTTCCAGATACTCGGACAGCCTATCTCGCACCATAGTCTATATCAGCTTTCCCGCACAAGACGTGAGGGAGATTGGGCGGAGGTTGTCCGTGGTTATGGCTTTGCCGGCTTtcggaatgaaagtgaccagggCGGTCTTCCATTCGATTGGGAGGATTGCCTCACCGAGCCAGATTGAGTTTATGTATGCGAGGAGCGCCTCGTAGGCCGGGTCGGGAAGGTTGGCAAGTAGTTTCACTGTTATTTTGTCTCTTCCCGGCGCCGTTCCTCGCTTCATTTTAGTGAGGGCCGCCTTCAGGTCGTGGAGCTGGAACGGTTGGTCCAGCTCCGCGTTCTCGGAACCTGCATACGAGTACGCTGGCCCTCGGGGGTCCTGCTGTATACAAAGGTATTGATCGCGTAGTTTGCATGCTAATTTTGAGATGTCTCCGTCGAAGCTATGGATAGCCCGTTGGAGATGTTTTTGTGTCTCGGCTCTGGTTTGAGTCGGATCGATCAAGGCGCGAAAGAGACGCCAGATGCTCCGGCTAGACATTTGTCTAGCGGCCGTGTTGCATCGGTCCACCCAATTCGagtcggcgagctgggccgcgTACTCTGCCGCCCGTTGGGTGAGCTCggcgatgcgaattttgagccTCCGATTGTGTTTTTGGCGGCGCCACCTACGGACGAGGCTGTGCCGCGCCTCCCA comes from the Dermacentor variabilis isolate Ectoservices chromosome 2, ASM5094787v1, whole genome shotgun sequence genome and includes:
- the LOC142571162 gene encoding uncharacterized protein LOC142571162, which codes for MVNTFAELREAHLTNHYTRLSKTPSGRRLLARLHIHHPTLTEERVRIPEIWRYALHVRPLPANMTRDDHSGRRLARAEALARHYGNKHGVFYVDASGPHHGGWFTAAVVHQNTAVNGLTFKAQDITHAEEVAIALAAADQDSRVIISDSREACRNIERGFIPYLAYRLLQGSNYLGVPAPRTIVWTPAHEGLEGNEAADAAARALTLRASPSPPVAADSDPNPVFTFKEITQHYQYGHAIFPKPCKGLTKADERLLPRLYTKTLLCPAIQKHFDPACTGKCPHCEEKSSDIFHMVWACQSTPHLPPIPNPTREDWEAALLGCSDLASQKALVGRARAAATANGFL